A portion of the Candidatus Binataceae bacterium genome contains these proteins:
- a CDS encoding ribose-phosphate pyrophosphokinase: MPERAKDELEIFTGNSNPALAREVCEYLGVHLGEAEVGHFPDGEVMVEVRENVRGGDCFVIQSICTPPNENLMELLLLMDALRRASAKRITAVIPYFGYARQDRKVAPRVPISAKLVADLITTAGASRVLTVDLHAGQIQGFFNIPVDNLYAMPVLIQYLRKRMEGRRVSVVSPDAGGVERARAFARRLNANLAIIDKRRPRASEVAEMQLVGEVRDSSALLVDDMIDTAGTITEAAKVVMNAGASEVIACATHPILSDPACERLNRSQLKEVVTTNSIPLRAKAQAELGSLKVLSVASLIAEAIRRIHNEESVSSLFN; encoded by the coding sequence ATGCCTGAACGGGCGAAAGACGAACTGGAAATCTTTACCGGCAACTCCAACCCGGCGCTCGCGCGCGAGGTCTGCGAGTACCTTGGCGTGCATCTGGGCGAGGCCGAAGTCGGGCACTTTCCCGACGGCGAGGTGATGGTCGAGGTGCGCGAGAACGTGCGCGGCGGCGATTGCTTCGTGATCCAGTCGATCTGCACCCCGCCCAACGAGAACCTGATGGAGCTGCTGCTCCTGATGGACGCGCTGCGGCGCGCTTCGGCCAAGCGCATCACCGCTGTCATCCCTTACTTCGGCTACGCGCGCCAGGACCGCAAGGTCGCGCCGCGGGTGCCGATCAGCGCCAAGCTGGTTGCCGACCTCATCACCACCGCCGGCGCCTCGCGCGTGCTCACGGTCGATCTGCACGCCGGCCAAATCCAGGGCTTCTTCAACATCCCGGTGGACAACCTCTACGCGATGCCGGTGCTGATCCAGTACCTGCGCAAACGTATGGAGGGCAGGCGGGTCTCGGTAGTCTCGCCCGACGCCGGTGGGGTCGAGCGCGCGCGCGCCTTTGCGCGCCGGCTCAATGCCAACCTGGCGATTATCGACAAGCGCCGGCCGCGGGCGAGCGAGGTCGCCGAAATGCAGCTGGTCGGCGAGGTGCGCGACTCCTCGGCGCTGCTGGTGGACGACATGATCGACACCGCCGGCACGATCACCGAAGCGGCCAAAGTGGTGATGAACGCGGGCGCCAGCGAGGTCATCGCCTGCGCCACCCATCCGATCCTCTCCGACCCCGCCTGCGAGCGACTCAACCGCTCGCAGCTCAAGGAAGTGGTCACGACCAACAGCATCCCGCTGCGCGCCAAGGCGCAGGCCGAGCTGGGCTCGCTCAAGGTGCTGTCGGTGGCAAGCCTTATAGCGGAAGCGATTCGCCGCATACATAATGAGGAGTCGGTGAGCTCGCTCTTCAACTGA
- the dnaE gene encoding DNA polymerase III subunit alpha → MSFAHLHVHTQYSLLDGANKIGPLLDHAHASGMSAMAITDHGNMFGAVEFFQKASQHGIKPIIGCEAYVAPGKRSDRSQVPKSDDFDGGGNFHLILLAASPTGYRNLCRLLSAAYQEGLYYKPRVDKEILAELNEGIIALSGCLSGEVARWLRAGRSDKAREAAESYARIFKDRFYLELQDNRLHAPLNEALRELGRTAGLPLVATNDCHYLHRDDARAHEVLLCIQTGKTMADDSRWRFDTDELYVKTPAEMAKAFGAESEEYRNTMEIARRVDFGFDFGKFHFPVYQDAHAENLDEVLEQRVREGLAERLKELHARRGEFDEAPYHERIARELPVIREMGFSGYMLIVADFIDYARRRGIPVGPGRGSVVGSLVSYSLRITEVDPIEHKLLFERWLNPGRKSMPDIDVDFCFERRDEVLEYVRRKYGAERVAQIITFGTIKGKQAIRDVGRVLGLSFAETDRIVKLYPAPKQGRDFPLAQALEMEPRLRAERDSHPELFEYAFKLEGLLRHASRHAAGVVISDVPLAEVVPLYVDKERGDGAAAPMAITQYSMKGVEEIGLIKFDFLALKNLTLITNTLELARAGGKQPPDLNRLPLDDPDTYRLLARGDTVGVFQMEGSGMRRFISDLKPTRFDDIIAAGSLFRPGPLDAVQDGKTMVQHYVDRKHGREPVEYDHPLLEPVLKDTYGVIVYQEQVMGAAQALAGYTLQEADLLRAAMGKKNKLVMEKERARFIEGARKNGLSKALAESIFEKIETFASYGFNRSHAAAYALTTYTTAYLKAHYPHEFMAALMSLDMDDVDKTYKNIAALREMRIRLLPPDVNQSGVKFTVAGEAIRFGLGAIRGVGAKSAEAMIAVRQSGGPFKDLMDFCLRVGTQLVNRRVLEALIKCGAFDSVASGRAALMAQVDDTLKLVQKAESDAAKGQHGLFGAAARPQVLPPPRTPVGEWDQKEMLRNEKEALGFYITAHPLDKYERELRRLGGVNTADLHALPDSSQVRVAGVVQAVKLKNNKAGKRYATFALEDREGVVEVIAWPETYQKHEALLTGDEPVVARGKLDVDDERAQIILDELRPLGSALLDAVREVHITAPRERFENGALEELKALIGRHAGRAITYLHLALDERHEAIFVLGDTYRVAPTDDFVAAVEQTLAPAAVMLR, encoded by the coding sequence ATGAGTTTCGCCCATCTCCACGTCCACACCCAGTACAGCCTGCTTGACGGCGCCAATAAGATCGGCCCCCTGCTCGATCACGCGCATGCCTCGGGGATGAGCGCGATGGCGATCACCGACCATGGCAACATGTTCGGCGCCGTCGAGTTCTTCCAGAAGGCCTCCCAGCACGGGATCAAGCCGATCATCGGATGCGAAGCGTACGTCGCGCCGGGCAAGCGCAGCGACCGCTCGCAGGTTCCCAAGAGCGACGACTTCGACGGCGGCGGCAATTTCCATCTCATCCTGCTCGCCGCGTCGCCCACCGGGTACCGCAACCTCTGCCGGCTTTTGAGCGCGGCCTACCAGGAGGGGCTGTATTACAAGCCGCGCGTCGACAAGGAGATCCTCGCCGAACTCAACGAGGGCATCATCGCGCTGTCCGGATGCCTGTCGGGAGAGGTCGCGCGATGGCTGCGCGCGGGTCGCTCGGACAAAGCGCGCGAGGCGGCCGAGAGCTACGCCCGCATCTTCAAGGACCGCTTCTATCTCGAGCTCCAGGACAATCGCCTGCACGCGCCGCTCAACGAGGCCCTGCGCGAACTCGGGCGCACCGCCGGCCTGCCGCTGGTCGCCACCAACGACTGCCACTATCTCCATCGCGACGACGCTCGCGCCCACGAGGTCCTGCTCTGCATCCAGACCGGCAAGACGATGGCCGACGACTCGCGCTGGCGCTTCGACACCGACGAGCTGTATGTCAAGACGCCGGCGGAAATGGCCAAGGCGTTCGGCGCGGAGTCCGAGGAGTACCGCAACACGATGGAGATCGCGCGGCGGGTGGACTTCGGCTTCGACTTCGGCAAGTTCCACTTCCCGGTTTACCAGGACGCCCACGCCGAAAATCTCGACGAGGTGCTCGAGCAGCGCGTGCGCGAGGGGCTGGCCGAGCGGCTCAAGGAGCTGCACGCGCGCCGCGGCGAGTTCGACGAGGCGCCGTATCACGAGCGGATCGCGCGCGAGCTGCCGGTGATCCGCGAGATGGGCTTCTCGGGCTACATGCTGATCGTCGCCGACTTCATCGACTACGCGCGCCGGCGCGGGATCCCGGTCGGCCCCGGGCGCGGCTCGGTCGTGGGCAGCCTGGTCTCATACTCGCTGCGCATCACCGAGGTCGATCCGATCGAGCACAAGCTGCTGTTCGAGCGCTGGCTCAACCCGGGGCGCAAGTCGATGCCCGACATCGACGTCGATTTCTGCTTCGAGCGGCGCGACGAGGTGCTCGAATACGTGCGCCGGAAGTACGGGGCCGAGCGCGTCGCGCAGATCATCACCTTCGGCACGATCAAGGGAAAGCAGGCGATCCGCGACGTTGGGCGGGTGCTTGGCCTGTCGTTTGCCGAGACCGACCGTATCGTCAAGCTCTACCCCGCGCCCAAGCAGGGGCGCGACTTTCCGCTCGCCCAGGCGCTCGAGATGGAACCGCGGCTGCGCGCCGAACGCGACAGCCATCCCGAGCTTTTCGAGTACGCCTTCAAGCTCGAAGGGCTGCTGCGCCACGCCTCGCGCCACGCCGCCGGCGTAGTGATCTCGGACGTTCCACTGGCCGAGGTGGTGCCGCTGTACGTTGACAAGGAGCGCGGGGATGGGGCGGCGGCGCCGATGGCGATCACGCAGTATTCGATGAAGGGGGTCGAGGAGATCGGGCTCATCAAGTTCGACTTCCTCGCGCTCAAGAACCTCACTCTGATCACCAACACGCTCGAGCTGGCGCGCGCCGGCGGCAAGCAGCCGCCCGACCTCAACCGCCTGCCGCTCGACGATCCCGACACCTACAGGCTGCTCGCCCGCGGGGACACCGTGGGCGTGTTCCAGATGGAGGGCTCGGGGATGCGACGCTTCATCTCCGACCTCAAGCCGACCCGTTTCGACGACATCATCGCCGCCGGCTCATTGTTCCGCCCCGGCCCGCTGGACGCGGTGCAGGACGGCAAGACGATGGTTCAGCATTACGTCGATCGCAAGCATGGCCGCGAGCCGGTCGAGTACGACCATCCGCTCCTGGAGCCGGTGCTGAAGGACACCTACGGCGTCATCGTTTACCAGGAGCAGGTGATGGGCGCGGCGCAGGCGCTGGCCGGCTATACACTTCAGGAAGCCGACCTGCTGCGCGCCGCGATGGGCAAGAAGAACAAGCTGGTGATGGAAAAAGAACGCGCCCGCTTCATCGAAGGCGCGCGCAAGAACGGCCTATCCAAGGCGCTGGCGGAATCGATCTTCGAGAAGATCGAGACCTTCGCCTCCTACGGTTTCAACCGCTCGCATGCCGCAGCCTACGCGCTGACCACCTACACCACCGCCTACCTCAAGGCGCACTATCCGCACGAGTTCATGGCGGCGCTGATGTCGCTCGACATGGACGACGTCGACAAGACCTACAAGAACATCGCGGCACTGCGCGAGATGCGCATCCGACTGCTCCCGCCCGACGTCAACCAGAGCGGCGTCAAGTTCACCGTGGCCGGCGAGGCGATCCGCTTCGGGCTCGGCGCGATCCGCGGGGTCGGCGCCAAGAGCGCCGAGGCGATGATCGCCGTGCGCCAGAGCGGCGGCCCGTTCAAGGATCTGATGGACTTCTGCCTGCGGGTCGGCACCCAGCTCGTCAACCGCCGGGTGCTCGAAGCGTTGATCAAGTGCGGCGCCTTCGATTCGGTTGCCTCCGGACGGGCGGCCCTGATGGCGCAGGTGGACGACACGCTGAAGCTCGTGCAAAAGGCCGAAAGCGACGCCGCCAAGGGCCAGCATGGCCTGTTCGGCGCCGCCGCACGCCCTCAGGTGCTGCCCCCGCCGCGCACGCCGGTTGGCGAGTGGGACCAGAAGGAGATGCTGCGCAACGAGAAGGAGGCGCTCGGCTTCTACATCACCGCCCATCCGCTGGACAAATACGAGCGCGAGCTGCGCCGGCTCGGCGGCGTGAATACGGCTGACCTTCACGCGCTGCCCGACTCAAGCCAGGTGCGCGTCGCCGGCGTGGTGCAGGCGGTCAAGCTCAAGAACAACAAGGCCGGCAAGCGCTACGCGACCTTCGCGCTGGAGGACCGCGAGGGCGTGGTCGAGGTTATCGCGTGGCCCGAGACGTACCAGAAGCACGAGGCCCTGCTGACGGGCGACGAGCCAGTGGTCGCGCGCGGCAAGCTCGACGTGGACGACGAACGCGCGCAAATTATCCTCGACGAGCTGCGTCCGCTGGGCAGCGCGCTGCTGGACGCCGTGCGCGAGGTGCATATCACGGCGCCGCGCGAGCGTTTCGAGAACGGCGCGCTCGAGGAGCTGAAGGCGCTTATCGGCCGCCACGCCGGGCGCGCGATCACCTACCTGCATCTGGCGCTCGACGAGCGCCACGAGGCGATCTTCGTGCTCGGCGACACCTACCGCGTCGCGCCCACCGACGACTTCGTGGCCGCGGTCGAGCAGACGCTCGCGCCGGCCGCGGTGATGCTGCGCTAG
- a CDS encoding 50S ribosomal protein L25, giving the protein METVELSCELRETRPKGRRHELRRQGRIPAVLYGPKLAPMALAISGAELRARVSASGRQRLIRLKSSSPELNERHVIVKEIQRAPVSGAFLHADLYEVDLTHRLRVSVPLRFTGKARGVAEGGILQPLAREIEVECLPLEIPEVVEVDVSALGIHDVIHVSALNFAGNIKPIFDTDYPVVTVLPPTVEAAPAAAAAEAAAPAEGAAAPAEGAVAPAAVAEGSAKEGAAPAGGAAKKA; this is encoded by the coding sequence ATGGAAACCGTCGAGCTGTCCTGCGAATTGAGAGAAACCCGGCCCAAGGGCCGCCGCCATGAATTGCGCCGCCAAGGCCGGATCCCCGCCGTGCTCTATGGGCCTAAGCTGGCGCCCATGGCGCTCGCGATAAGCGGCGCCGAGCTTCGCGCGCGGGTCTCGGCCAGCGGCCGCCAGCGCCTGATCCGGCTCAAGTCGAGTTCGCCCGAGCTCAACGAGCGCCACGTTATCGTCAAGGAGATCCAGCGCGCGCCGGTCAGCGGCGCCTTCCTGCATGCCGACCTCTATGAAGTCGATCTCACGCACAGGCTGCGCGTCTCGGTGCCGCTGCGGTTCACGGGCAAAGCGCGTGGCGTGGCCGAGGGCGGTATTCTTCAGCCGCTGGCGCGCGAGATCGAAGTCGAATGCCTGCCGCTGGAAATTCCCGAGGTGGTCGAGGTTGATGTATCGGCGCTCGGAATCCACGACGTCATCCACGTCTCGGCGCTCAACTTCGCCGGCAATATCAAGCCAATCTTCGATACTGACTATCCGGTGGTGACGGTGCTGCCGCCGACGGTCGAGGCCGCGCCGGCGGCCGCGGCGGCAGAGGCCGCCGCGCCTGCCGAGGGTGCCGCTGCACCGGCCGAAGGCGCTGTCGCACCGGCCGCGGTCGCCGAAGGCAGCGCCAAAGAAGGTGCCGCGCCGGCGGGCGGCGCGGCGAAGAAGGCCTAG